The DNA region TCCCGAGGACGATGGCACTCTTTTTTCAGTAAACGCGTGCATAATTCAGGCTAGGGGAAGCGGAAAGACACTAGCCGGGGGAGAGCTCGGACTCTTCGGCTACAAGCTTTTCAGTCTCGGCAAAAATCCTTCCAAGCTCGCTTCTCAGTGAGCCGCCATCCAGTTTTCTCTTGAGCGTTCCCTTATAGCCGAGTGAGATAGACCCTGTTTCCGCGGAGACTACGACCGCAACAGCATCAGTCTCTTCGGCAATACCCAATGCTGCCATGTGCCTCGTGCCCAGGGTCTGCCCGATGATCGGATTTTGACTCAGGGGCAGGATGCAGCCGGCAGCGACAATCATGTCCCCTCGAATTATCACTGCGCCATCGTGGAGAGGAGAGTTTGGCGTGAAGATCGTTACCAGGAGTTCGTTTGTAACCCGGGCATCAAGCCGCGTGCCGGTTTCAACGTAGTTCTTGAGTCCGATATCTCTTTCGAGGACTATGAGCGAACCTATTCTTTCCTGGGACATCTCCTCACTTGCTTTCACTATCTCCCCCAGCACACCGAATTCCTCCATACGAAGAAACGAACCAAGGAACCTATTCTGGCCGATCAGGGCGAGTGCTCTTCTCAGCTCCGGCTGGAAAAGAATCACGAATGCAACAACCCAGGCAGTTCCCAAGCTGGAGACTATCCAGTTCAGAGAATGGAGTTGAAGAAACTGCGAGATCATTGAAGCGATGATGATGACAACAAGGCCGACGAACATCTGCGCGGCTCTTGTGCCTCGAATGAGCAGGAAGAGCCGGTAGAAGAGGAAGGCGACGACTGCTACATCCAGAACATCAAGAATCCACACTTCCCTGAACCACTGCAAGGGTCACATCCTCCATGTCCAGCTGCCACGGTGAAATCTGGCGGCGAGCAGGCCTTATTCCATCGATAATTCCCCGGAACTGCAGATGCCATCCGGCTCTCGTAAACATACATCTTCTTCGGCCAAATGGTCTAGGAAAACTTTCGTATCATCCCCCTCACCAACCTCTCCCCTCACCCTACCCTCTCCCCGTGGGGGAGAGGATCAGGGTGAGGGGCGACAGGTTGAATCCTGGGATCTAACACTTCATGATCGCATTCACAATCCTCAACGCCCTTACGTTCTCCTTCACATCGTGAACCCTGACGATGTTTGCCCCCTGCTGAACCGCAATGGCTGCCGAGGCGATACTCCCTTCAAGTCTCTCATCAACGGTGAGGTCGAGTATTTTTCCGATGAACGACTTTCTTGATACTCCCACGAGCAGCGGCATTCCAAATAACTTGAACCTTCGTAAATTCGCAATCAGCTCGAGATTGTGCTCGACTGTCTTCCCGAATCCTATTCCCGGATCAAGGACGATCGATTCGGAACCAAGGCCGAAGCTCGATGCAATCCCGATTCTCTCTTTGAAAAAATCTGAAACTTCGCCAATGAGGTTCCCATAGGTTGGATTTTCCTGCATGGTTCTTGGTGTTCCCTTCATGTGCATTATCACGAGGGGCACACTGTGTTCCTTCGCAAGACGTGCAATCTCGGGCGAAGTCCTGAGCCCGGTGATGTCGTTCACCATGTGCGCGCCGCAGTCGAGCGCCTTCTCCGCAATCGAATACTTGTACGTATCGACAGAAACAGGAATGCCGGATTTCTCCAGTTCTTTTACGACCGGGAGGACTCTCCTCTCCTCCTCATCAAGAGACACGGGCTCAGCTCCCGGCCTTGTGCTTTCGCCCCCGACATCAATAATATCCGCTCCATCCTTGTGCATTTTCTCCGCGTGGTTCAGGGCGTCCTTGAAGCTGATGAATTTTCCGCCGTCTGAAAATGAATCCGGAGTCACATTAAGAATGCCCATTACATAGGTACGCAGAGAGAGATCAAAACTGAGGTCTCTTAAGCGGAGGATGGATGCGGGGGTTCCTGTGATTTCCATTCGGAAGGCTGTTTTTCTTTTGTGTTGGATAGCGGAGCAATCTCCTCTCCGCGGATGATCTTGAGAGTCTCCTCGCCGTCCAGTATTTCGCGTTCAAGGAGCGCAGCTGCAAGGCGGTGGAGCTTGTCAATGTTCTCTGAAAGGAGCTTGGTTGCCTGTTCGCTGGCGGTTTCGACTATAGCGCGCACTTCCTCATCAATAGTCATTGCGGTTTTCTCGCTGTAATCTTTGTGTTGAGATATTTCCCTCCCAAGGAAAATGAGTTCATCCCTCTTCCCGAAGGAGAGCGGCCCCAACTTCTCGCTCATCCCCCACTCGCAGACCATCTTCCTTGCTATCTCCGTTGCTGATTCTATGTCGTTAGATGCTCCGGTTGTGAACTGCTTAAGGACTAATTGCTCTGCTGATCTCCCGCCCATCAGCGTTGCGAGCGTTCTCATAAGGTAGTCCCTGGATCTTGTGTAACGTTCATCCACCGGGAGAAGGTGGGTAAGCCCCAGCGCCCTTCCACGGGGGATAATGGTCACCTTGTGGATTGGATCGGAACCGGGCTGCAGCGATGCAACCAGTGCATGGCCGGACTCATGATACGCGGTGCTTCTTTTCTCCTCATCGCTTATGATGAGACTCTTCCTCTCTGTTCCCATCATGACCTTGTCTTTCGCATCCTCAAAATCCTGCATCATTGCTTTCTTGCGGTTTCTTCTGGCTGCAAGAAGAGCCGCTTCATTCACAAGGTTTGCAAGGTCTGCCCCGGCAAGGCCCGGAGTCCCTCTTGCAAGAATCTTCATGTCCACGTCATCATCGAGTGGGATCTTTCGTGAATGGACTTTGAGGATTCCTTCTCTTCCTCTCACGTCGGGCCTGTCAACGACTATCTGCCTGTCAAACCTGCCCGGACGGAGAAGAGCAGGATCAAGTACATCCGGTCTGTTTGTAGCGGCAATCAAAATGACTCCGTCGTTCGATTCGAATCCGTCCATCTCCACAAGCAGCTGGTTCAACGTCTGTTCCCTCTCGTCGTGCCCGCCGCCAAGACCTGCTCCCCTGTGTCTTCCGACTGCATCTATCTCGTCAATAAAAATTATGCAAGGAGCATTCTTCTTCCCCTGATCAAAGAGATCTCTCACCCTGCTATTGTGCAGAAGCACTGGTTTCTCGCCCCCGAAGAACGCCTCGTTGTCGCAGCCGCAGAAGTCGTAAACGTATCCATCGTAGGGTTTGACAACAACCTTGCGGACGTACGGTTTCTTGCCCTGCGCAACGCCGTGCATGGCACACAACCAAGTTAACTCGCGGACAAGCTGCTGACTTACTGTTGTCATGCTCAACTTACCCTCTTTTGTCGTGTATCCGTCGCCGTGTGCATAGCCGCTGAGATATGCCTCGAAGTATTCCCTGGGCAAGTCCCAGAGCATATCAGGGATATGCTTGTTGTGAGAGTCATTGCCGCACTGATGCGCGAAGAACCGACCCAAGACTGCGCTCCCATAGCGGAATCGCGCCGAGTTGTCGGTCGTGAATTCGATCGCTGCTTCCAACCCGAAGACCTCACGCATCAGGGAAATGCAGTCGGCATGGAGAGCAATCTCGTGCGCGCCAAAAACGAATTCCAGGCAATTGTTGCAGTGGCCTTCAGCTGTGTAGTAACCGAGCAGCTTCATCAGTCCCGGTGTGACCTTGAGCGCTTCAGGAAGCTCAACATCTGTGTAGTTGCGGCTCAGAGCGCGGGGCATGTGCTTGCCGCTCTGCCAATGTCCTACCGTCGCCTGCGAGACGCCAATGGCACTTGCGATAGCATACTGGCTCATGGTCTCGCCCTGGGCCATCGCAAAACTGTACTTCTTTTCTGCGGCCGGATCCCCCTCCCAGACATCAACGCTTATTGGTTCATCAACGGACACGAACTGATGTCCCCGCACGCTGTGCGTTGTGCCGACAACCGGCAGGTATTCATTGCGCACTTTGATTGGTAACACAACCAGCACATCACCGGGCTTCAAGTCGCGGGCTGCTTTGGGATGAACACCATTGCGCGTGCGCACGAATACACTGTGGTCAGCGGTTGTGCTGATTACACCGCCGAGATAGTGAATCTCGCAGATTTCCGTGACGCGGTGCCTGTAAACACCCTTGATGCCGACCCACTGGCTGTGTCCGAAGAATCTTTTTGCGGAACCAGTAAACTTGGAGTCTTTCTCAGCGAATCCCAAGGTTTGTATGCCATTCACATAAACAACATTGCCTTCGGTCTCACCTTGGTAGTAGGAATCTATGAACCTGCCGATCTCGGTCAACTGCACACCTCGGTCGGTCCTCACGACAACCGGGGTGTCGCCAGTGACGGACGCTCCCACACCTACAAACATTTCGACAAAATCCGAGCCGCTCATGCTGAAAAACGGGACTTCCGCTTCGCCCGCGACCGCCTTGGCGAGAAGAGTCTTCCCGGTGCCGGGAGGGCCCAGAAGGAGAGCTCCCTTTGGGATTCTCCCGCCGAGTGTCTGGAATTTCCTCGGGTCCTTCAGGAACTCAATTATCTCCTGAAGCTCTTGCTTTGCTTCATCGGCACCCGCCACATCCTCAAACGTGACTTTGGGCCTGTCCTCGACAAGAAGCGTCGCCCTGCTCTTGCCGAACTTGAGAGCAGTCGATCCTCCGGACTGCATCTGCCGTATCAGGAAAACCCAGAAGACGAGAAGGAGAATCGCCGGAAGAGCAGAGAAAACGATGCTGCCCCAGTTTACCCCCGAAGGTTTGGAAGTTACGTTTGCATCCGGGTTCTTGTCCAAAATCCTCTGAGGGAGCTGCGGATCTTCAAAGGGTATCCATGCTACAAAATTTGTGAACTTGACGGATTTTCCCTCAACATCGACGGCCGACTCGGAACGAAGATCGCCCTTTATCTTCTTCCCTCCGATGACCACCGACTTGATATTCGAGTGATTGATCTCCTGGACGAATTTGGAAAAGCTAATTTCCTGCTCGCGGGGTCTTCCGACTGAAAAGTACTGGAAAACAATTACGGCAATAAGCGTAAACAAAACCCAGAAGGCAAGGGTCCTCATGGGGCGGGACGGAGGGATGGGAAGCCCTTTGGGGCTTGGAGCTCTGAATCTTCTCGGCTTCCGGCCTCCCTGTACCTTCTTCTTGGGAGTCTCTTTCGGATCTCTGCCTCTTTCAAGAAGCATATGCGCTACTTCTCCTTTGGCTTCCTGGCTTCGAGCACTGCCACGTATGGAAGGTTTCTATATTCCTCGTCGTAGTCAAGCCCGTAGCCAACAACAAAATCTCTTCCTATCTTGAACCCGACATACGCAAGCGGAATCTCAACCTGCCTGCATGGCTCCTTGTCAAGCAGCGTGCAGACTTCAAGGCTTCGCGGTTCTTTTGACCTTAAATAGTTTAGCACATATCTCAACGTAAGTCCTGTGTCCACAACTCCTTCAACCACGACTACATCCCGGCCTCTGATGTTGGACCGGATCTCGTGAATTATCTTTACGTCACCCGAAGAACTCGTGGCAGAGCCGTAGCTTGAAACAGACATGAAGTCGATTTCCAGCGGGATGCCCATGGCGCGGATGAGATCTATCAGGAAAACGGCTCCTCCCTTAAGAACGGCAATAAGGACCGGAAACTTTCCATCATAATCCTTCGAGAGCCTCGTCCCCATCCGGCTGACGCAGCTCTGTACTTGCTTTTCGCTCAGGAGCACACGCTCGTCAAAAAGTTCTTTTCTCGGGATTTGAGTCAACTGTCCCCCGTCCCTCCGCTGCCTCAATGGTAAGAATTCTCTTTGTTCCCGGTTCCACTCTTGAAAGATTGCCTCTGGCGACACCCACCACCCAGAGAATCCCCCTTTTATCGCAAACTATCGGCACCTTTTTCCGCTCCGAACGGGGAATCTTCTTCTCTATCATGGCTTCCTTGACCTTTTTGGTGCCGGTCTCCATGCCGAAGGGCTGAAACCGGTCACCGGATCTTCTTGCCCGCGCCAGGATCGGCAGCTCGAGTGAGTCAAAGTCAAAGAAAGCACAAGTCTCTCCCCGTGTCTCCTGGCTTGATAGGTCCCGGCCATTGGCCAGATTAGCGACCAAGGAAAGATGTGCCCACCGAATCTCAGTCGTGCCGGGGATCGTCAGCTCCTTTTCTGCTTTCTCTTCACGTGGACCTTCTTCTCTTCTCCCGTCGTCGAAGAAGATCTCAATCAAGTCGGATGTCTTCTGTGCGGCAAGCCCCTGGGGAAGAACAACCAGGCTACCAGTAGGCAGTTCGAACGCCAAACGGGAAAGAGAGGCAAGATGTTTAGACGAGATCTCCTGAAGATCACCCTTGAGCCTGCACAAGCCGTGAGCAATCGAATACGCAACCAACGCTCTATCATATTGAAGGAGGGATCTCAGATCAAGGGTTATCCTGTTTCCCTCATGCTTTCCGACTGTTGAAAACAGCTTTTCCGCCTCAGCGGACAGGTAGCCGTCAATCTCTCCGAGCACTTTCGAGTTTCTGGATAGAGTTTCTCTGAGCCCCGGGTTGAACTCTTTTTCAAGAAACGGAATGAGTTTGTGCCTGATTCTGTTCCTGGTGAAATGCGGGTCAAGATTGGAACTGTCGATCCTCCAGGGGATTCCCTTTTCTCTGAGATAGTCAAGGAGTGTCTCCCTTCTTTCACCAAGAAGAGGTCTGACGAATTTCCCTTGAACGGGAAGCATCCCGGAAAGACCCCTAAGGGCGGCGCCTCTAAGAAAATTGTGAAGGACAGTCTCGACCTGATCATCAAGCGTGTGTCCTAGAGCAATCTTGTTCAGCTTGCGCTCTGCAGAGACTCTCTCGAGAAAACTGTATCTCACGCAGCGAGCCGCTTCTTCGATAGAAATCTGTCTCTCGCTGGCCGTGCGCGCGATATCTGCTTTTTCGGTCGCGAGATGAATGTTCAATTTCCCGGCGAACTCCTCTGTGAACCTTTCGTCATCGTCGGATTCGTGTCCCCTCAGACCGTGATTAAGATGGGCTGCCTCAAGCTCGAATCCACAGGCATCTTTGAGCTCGAACAGAATGTGAAGAAGGGCGCATGAATCAGGACCTCCCGACACCGCCGCGAGCACACGATCCCCTGGCAGGAATATATTTTCTTGCCTGATGGCTTTTTCGATTTTCCCCGGCAATCTCTGGTGCATGTCAGAAATGACCTCCGGCGCTTTTTCCCATTCTTGGAGAGAAACCCTGATGTGCGAATCCGGCCTTGGAGGAATATGGTGGCGGTGCAGGGATTCGAACCCCGGACACGAAGATTATGATTCTCCTGCTCTGACCAGCTGAGCTACACCGCCAGCACGACAGAAGAAGGCAAATTCCATGAAGGAAAACCGCAGAAACTGCGCGTTAAGCGTCCCCAACATCTTGGACAATGAACCATCTAACCGCATGGACTTCTAGCCATAAGCCTAGTGTTTCAAGGCGGGCGATGTCAAGACCAAATTGAGCCGGTTCGAGGAGCTCGCAGGTTCGTCCGCTGTTATTCCTGCGCCCGGACGACCGAATTTGCCGCTGCCAGTGCGGCCCTATGAGGCCAAATGTGCCGAGATATTTGAGTCATGTGTCCCCGGATTGCAGATTAGGATTTGACACGAGAAATTTCACAACTTATACTGTGCCAAGTCATTTGATGGAACCCTCACCAAATCGCTCACCCAGGGAGGCTTTGAGATGAGCCCCAAAAGTATATTCTCTTTGGCAAGATTCAGCCAGTTCATGGGAATCGTAACATTCTTGATTCTGGTTTCTGCTCCTTGCGTTTGTGGTGCGCAGAGCCTTTCAGGCAAGGGAAGTCTTGGGGGCGCAGTCGGGGTCATGAGGATGCTTCAGGACGAGCACGTGAAAGACAAGGCCAGCATGAGAGGGATGGGGGATTTCCGGATCAGGTATTTCTTCTCCGACAGATTGGCGACAGTCATTACCACCGGTTTCGGATGGACGGGGTATCCGTCATCGAAGAACATGATAGCGACCCAGCTTCCGCTTACATTTGGCCTTGAGCTAAGGCCATATGGGAAGAAGCCTCTAATGGGCGGGAAGTTGGCCCCAAGGATCGGCTTTGGAGGAGGGTTCTACTCATGGGTTATCGAGACCAAAGCGGGCCGGAATGTGATTAAAGATCCTCAGACAAAGGCGCTGCTGAGAGCGACAGACCCGGGGGGCTATGGAGAGGTCGGTGCGGAATATCTGGCTCGCCCTAGCGTCGGTGTTTCTGCAGGTATGCTGTATCACTACATACTTTCAGCGAACGAAACCGAATTTCCGACTGCTTTCGGCGAGGACGATGCCTTCTTACAAGTGAGAGTCGGCGTAAACTACTATTTCCCGATCGAGAAACTGAAGAAGAGGAGTTGAAAAGAGTCAAAAGAATTCAATCAGGGCTTATTGATAGATACTCAAATGCATATATGTTTATATGGTCTTCCCAGTCAAAGCCTGCAATGAGATTGAGTCCGTTCAAGATGGCCGGCCTGAGGTCGAGGGTGTGTAGTTGAAAAACTTCGAACTTGCCCTGAGTTTCGACGATATCCTTCTTGTTCCGCTCCGGTCAGAGGTTACCCCGCGAGAAATAAATGTGAATACCTTCCTCACGCAGAGAATCCGTCTCGGGATTCCGATTATATCGGCGGCCATGGATACCGTTACCGAAGCACCGCTCGCAATAGCCCTCGCGAGAGAAGGCGGGATCGGGATCGTTCACAGGAGGTTCGGGATCGACGAGCAGGCCACGGAGGTTGGAAAAGTAAAGAGATCAGAGAGCGGGATAATCAGGGATCCTGTTACGCTTTCGCCCGACCTGCCTGTGAGAAGAGCCCTCGAGCTTGTGGCTGAGTTCAAGATTTCAGGTGTCCCGATAACCAGGCACGGAAAACTGCTGGGTATTCTAACTGCCCGGGACCTTCGGTTTGTGGATGACCTTGAAAGCCCGGTCTCCAAGTTCATGACGAAGAGCGGCCTCGTGACGGCGCCGCAGGGCATCTCGCTTGAGAAAGCAAAGAAGATGCTCAGGGAGAAGAAGATCGAAAAGCTGCCAATAGTTGACAGCAAAGGGAATCTCAAAGGCCTGATTACGCTCAAGGACATGATGAAGGAGGTCCAGTTTCCGAATGCCGCAAAAGATGAGCTCGGAC from Candidatus Eisenbacteria bacterium includes:
- the cdaA gene encoding diadenylate cyclase CdaA, translated to MQWFREVWILDVLDVAVVAFLFYRLFLLIRGTRAAQMFVGLVVIIIASMISQFLQLHSLNWIVSSLGTAWVVAFVILFQPELRRALALIGQNRFLGSFLRMEEFGVLGEIVKASEEMSQERIGSLIVLERDIGLKNYVETGTRLDARVTNELLVTIFTPNSPLHDGAVIIRGDMIVAAGCILPLSQNPIIGQTLGTRHMAALGIAEETDAVAVVVSAETGSISLGYKGTLKRKLDGGSLRSELGRIFAETEKLVAEESELSPG
- the folP gene encoding dihydropteroate synthase, whose protein sequence is MEITGTPASILRLRDLSFDLSLRTYVMGILNVTPDSFSDGGKFISFKDALNHAEKMHKDGADIIDVGGESTRPGAEPVSLDEEERRVLPVVKELEKSGIPVSVDTYKYSIAEKALDCGAHMVNDITGLRTSPEIARLAKEHSVPLVIMHMKGTPRTMQENPTYGNLIGEVSDFFKERIGIASSFGLGSESIVLDPGIGFGKTVEHNLELIANLRRFKLFGMPLLVGVSRKSFIGKILDLTVDERLEGSIASAAIAVQQGANIVRVHDVKENVRALRIVNAIMKC
- a CDS encoding ATP-dependent metallopeptidase FtsH/Yme1/Tma family protein, giving the protein MLLERGRDPKETPKKKVQGGRKPRRFRAPSPKGLPIPPSRPMRTLAFWVLFTLIAVIVFQYFSVGRPREQEISFSKFVQEINHSNIKSVVIGGKKIKGDLRSESAVDVEGKSVKFTNFVAWIPFEDPQLPQRILDKNPDANVTSKPSGVNWGSIVFSALPAILLLVFWVFLIRQMQSGGSTALKFGKSRATLLVEDRPKVTFEDVAGADEAKQELQEIIEFLKDPRKFQTLGGRIPKGALLLGPPGTGKTLLAKAVAGEAEVPFFSMSGSDFVEMFVGVGASVTGDTPVVVRTDRGVQLTEIGRFIDSYYQGETEGNVVYVNGIQTLGFAEKDSKFTGSAKRFFGHSQWVGIKGVYRHRVTEICEIHYLGGVISTTADHSVFVRTRNGVHPKAARDLKPGDVLVVLPIKVRNEYLPVVGTTHSVRGHQFVSVDEPISVDVWEGDPAAEKKYSFAMAQGETMSQYAIASAIGVSQATVGHWQSGKHMPRALSRNYTDVELPEALKVTPGLMKLLGYYTAEGHCNNCLEFVFGAHEIALHADCISLMREVFGLEAAIEFTTDNSARFRYGSAVLGRFFAHQCGNDSHNKHIPDMLWDLPREYFEAYLSGYAHGDGYTTKEGKLSMTTVSQQLVRELTWLCAMHGVAQGKKPYVRKVVVKPYDGYVYDFCGCDNEAFFGGEKPVLLHNSRVRDLFDQGKKNAPCIIFIDEIDAVGRHRGAGLGGGHDEREQTLNQLLVEMDGFESNDGVILIAATNRPDVLDPALLRPGRFDRQIVVDRPDVRGREGILKVHSRKIPLDDDVDMKILARGTPGLAGADLANLVNEAALLAARRNRKKAMMQDFEDAKDKVMMGTERKSLIISDEEKRSTAYHESGHALVASLQPGSDPIHKVTIIPRGRALGLTHLLPVDERYTRSRDYLMRTLATLMGGRSAEQLVLKQFTTGASNDIESATEIARKMVCEWGMSEKLGPLSFGKRDELIFLGREISQHKDYSEKTAMTIDEEVRAIVETASEQATKLLSENIDKLHRLAAALLEREILDGEETLKIIRGEEIAPLSNTKEKQPSEWKSQEPPHPSSA
- the hpt gene encoding hypoxanthine phosphoribosyltransferase — encoded protein: MTQIPRKELFDERVLLSEKQVQSCVSRMGTRLSKDYDGKFPVLIAVLKGGAVFLIDLIRAMGIPLEIDFMSVSSYGSATSSSGDVKIIHEIRSNIRGRDVVVVEGVVDTGLTLRYVLNYLRSKEPRSLEVCTLLDKEPCRQVEIPLAYVGFKIGRDFVVGYGLDYDEEYRNLPYVAVLEARKPKEK
- the tilS gene encoding tRNA lysidine(34) synthetase TilS, with the translated sequence MHQRLPGKIEKAIRQENIFLPGDRVLAAVSGGPDSCALLHILFELKDACGFELEAAHLNHGLRGHESDDDERFTEEFAGKLNIHLATEKADIARTASERQISIEEAARCVRYSFLERVSAERKLNKIALGHTLDDQVETVLHNFLRGAALRGLSGMLPVQGKFVRPLLGERRETLLDYLREKGIPWRIDSSNLDPHFTRNRIRHKLIPFLEKEFNPGLRETLSRNSKVLGEIDGYLSAEAEKLFSTVGKHEGNRITLDLRSLLQYDRALVAYSIAHGLCRLKGDLQEISSKHLASLSRLAFELPTGSLVVLPQGLAAQKTSDLIEIFFDDGRREEGPREEKAEKELTIPGTTEIRWAHLSLVANLANGRDLSSQETRGETCAFFDFDSLELPILARARRSGDRFQPFGMETGTKKVKEAMIEKKIPRSERKKVPIVCDKRGILWVVGVARGNLSRVEPGTKRILTIEAAEGRGTVDSNPEKRTF